From the genome of Chlorogloeopsis sp. ULAP01, one region includes:
- a CDS encoding PIN domain-containing protein gives MKYVIDTHALIWFLEGNSRLGANANAILSNPDSQLVIPAITLAEAVWIVARGRTSIPSAKDLFSAVEADPRVLIYPLDKDVIETTMSLSAINEMHDRQITATAIVLASKGEIVQLLTCDRNITASALVPVIW, from the coding sequence ATGAAGTATGTCATCGATACTCATGCACTAATCTGGTTTCTTGAAGGGAATTCACGATTAGGTGCAAATGCCAACGCTATTCTTTCTAACCCCGATTCTCAATTAGTTATCCCTGCAATTACATTAGCTGAGGCTGTTTGGATTGTTGCAAGAGGAAGAACATCTATTCCTTCTGCGAAAGATTTATTTTCAGCAGTTGAAGCTGATCCCCGCGTGTTAATTTATCCACTTGATAAAGATGTAATTGAAACAACTATGAGCTTATCCGCTATTAATGAAATGCATGATAGGCAAATTACTGCGACTGCAATAGTTTTAGCAAGCAAAGGTGAAATAGTGCAGTTATTAACGTGCGATCGCAATATAACTGCATCAGCTTTAGTTCCAGTTATTTGGTAA
- a CDS encoding type II toxin-antitoxin system Phd/YefM family antitoxin, whose product MPKYLTITEARQHLLNLPDELKDEPVIITKHGKPVMAALSFEQYESLLETLSILGDRSFKVTVGAKGTWNSTENL is encoded by the coding sequence ATGCCAAAGTACTTAACTATTACAGAAGCTAGGCAACATCTGCTGAATTTGCCGGATGAGTTAAAGGATGAGCCAGTAATCATTACCAAGCACGGTAAGCCAGTGATGGCAGCACTGAGCTTTGAGCAATATGAATCTCTATTGGAAACTTTGTCTATACTTGGCGATCGCTCTTTTAAAGTTACGGTTGGAGCCAAGGGAACGTGGAACAGCACAGAGAATTTGTAA
- a CDS encoding polysaccharide biosynthesis tyrosine autokinase: MIETQEKSSPLVKYYQILKQRWVPALNIFLPTFLIAAIALTIFKKPTYLAEGKLRFQRTNTTSVLTGVGREISTLETVGRDTQTNPLKTEAEVITSLPVIQKTIRELDLQDNKGDILKPKDFLKRLTVKDVKGADVIQITYQDKHPEIATQVVNNLMDNYLEQNVSSLRAEASAARKFIEKQLPNAEFVVRNAEAELAKFKEKYKVVSLEEEATRAVGVIAELQQEINTVQSEFANVEAQSQQVRKQLEMDSQQALATTSLSQTPGVQDVLREIQLLETQLASRRTVLQDTHPFIIDLEEKIQSLNGLMQKRIQQVGGGNQPQPNTNLQLGEMKQRLSERLAELEANRLGLANQATTLSNLLTGYRQRLNNLPRLEQIQRQLERKVEAAQTTYSLLLQKLQESRIAENQNVGNASIITKAEVPEEPMSSPIVLYLGAGVLASMAAVAAVYILEARDKSIRTVQQAQELFGFTLLGVIPSFNKSKKPLRNKKEPEVYNQRLVVRNAPRSPISEAFRMLRANLKFISADKELKVIVVTSSVPTEGKSTVAANLAIAMAQMERKVLLIDGDLHRPVQHHIWELPNHEGLSNVIVKEAQLTTAVKPVMENLDVLSAGVVPPSPASLLDSKKMAALIENFTSNYDFVIIDAPSLTVAADAATLGHMADGVLFVARPGVVDYASGLFAKEFLNKSGQNVLGLVVNGVHAYNEPYSRLYLANEFYSQAQDSEVPKAVRVGNLSLW; the protein is encoded by the coding sequence ATGATAGAAACTCAAGAAAAATCTTCGCCGTTAGTGAAATATTATCAAATTTTAAAACAGCGTTGGGTTCCTGCTTTAAATATATTTTTACCTACTTTCCTGATTGCTGCTATCGCTTTAACTATTTTCAAAAAGCCTACTTATTTAGCAGAAGGAAAGTTACGGTTCCAAAGAACAAATACTACGTCGGTTCTCACAGGAGTAGGAAGAGAAATAAGTACATTAGAGACAGTCGGACGTGATACTCAAACTAATCCTCTCAAAACAGAAGCGGAAGTCATAACTTCTCTACCTGTAATCCAAAAAACTATTAGAGAACTTGACTTACAAGATAACAAAGGAGATATCTTAAAACCCAAAGATTTTTTGAAACGGCTGACTGTAAAAGATGTCAAAGGAGCCGATGTTATCCAAATTACCTATCAGGATAAACATCCAGAGATAGCTACACAGGTTGTTAATAATTTGATGGATAACTATTTAGAGCAAAATGTATCTTCATTAAGAGCCGAAGCATCAGCAGCCCGCAAGTTTATTGAAAAACAACTACCAAATGCAGAATTTGTTGTTCGCAATGCCGAAGCAGAATTAGCGAAGTTTAAAGAAAAGTACAAAGTTGTTTCTCTAGAAGAAGAAGCAACCAGAGCAGTAGGAGTGATTGCAGAATTACAACAGGAAATTAACACAGTTCAATCTGAATTTGCCAATGTTGAAGCACAATCTCAACAAGTGCGCAAACAATTAGAAATGGACTCTCAACAGGCACTAGCGACGACTTCCTTGAGTCAAACACCAGGGGTACAAGATGTACTCAGAGAAATTCAATTGTTAGAGACGCAACTCGCATCTAGGCGCACAGTTTTGCAAGACACCCATCCATTTATTATAGATTTAGAAGAAAAAATCCAGTCTTTAAATGGACTAATGCAAAAACGAATTCAACAAGTGGGAGGAGGTAATCAACCACAACCAAATACAAACTTGCAACTTGGAGAAATGAAACAACGACTATCTGAAAGACTGGCAGAATTAGAAGCAAATCGTCTGGGATTAGCAAATCAAGCAACTACTTTATCTAATTTACTAACTGGTTACAGGCAAAGACTGAATAATCTGCCAAGATTGGAACAAATACAACGGCAGTTAGAACGTAAAGTAGAAGCAGCGCAAACTACCTACTCACTGTTGCTACAAAAATTACAAGAAAGTCGGATTGCTGAAAATCAAAATGTGGGTAATGCCAGCATTATCACCAAAGCTGAAGTTCCAGAAGAACCGATGTCTTCTCCGATAGTGTTGTACCTGGGTGCAGGTGTATTGGCTAGTATGGCTGCTGTGGCTGCTGTGTATATCTTAGAAGCCAGGGATAAATCGATTCGGACTGTTCAACAAGCACAGGAATTGTTTGGATTTACTTTGTTGGGGGTGATTCCTTCATTTAATAAGTCGAAAAAACCTCTGCGTAATAAGAAAGAACCGGAGGTTTACAACCAAAGGCTTGTAGTTCGCAATGCCCCTCGATCGCCTATTAGTGAAGCTTTCCGAATGCTGCGGGCTAATCTCAAGTTTATAAGTGCTGATAAAGAACTAAAAGTTATCGTTGTGACGAGTTCTGTGCCTACAGAAGGTAAGTCAACGGTAGCTGCCAATTTAGCGATCGCAATGGCGCAGATGGAGCGTAAAGTTTTGCTGATAGATGGAGATTTACACCGCCCGGTTCAGCATCATATTTGGGAATTACCAAATCATGAAGGATTGAGCAATGTCATTGTTAAAGAAGCACAATTGACAACGGCTGTCAAACCCGTGATGGAAAATTTGGATGTTCTTAGTGCTGGGGTGGTACCTCCCTCTCCTGCCTCCCTCCTCGATTCCAAAAAAATGGCTGCATTGATAGAAAACTTTACTAGCAACTATGATTTTGTGATTATTGATGCTCCTTCTTTAACAGTTGCTGCTGACGCTGCTACTTTAGGACATATGGCTGATGGTGTTTTATTTGTAGCTCGTCCTGGGGTTGTTGATTATGCTAGCGGTTTATTTGCGAAGGAGTTTTTAAACAAATCGGGTCAAAATGTTTTAGGACTAGTAGTAAATGGAGTTCATGCTTACAATGAACCCTACAGCCGCTTATATCTTGCTAATGAATTCTACTCTCAAGCTCAAGATAGCGAGGTTCCTAAAGCAGTAAGAGTTGGCAATCTCAGTCTTTGGTGA
- a CDS encoding ATP-grasp domain-containing protein, protein MKVLVTGAGALLGQGIIKCLRMSDIPYHIIAVDPDPRSVGLYWADQAYLVPLASNPSYLDVVCCILEREKPDVVLIGTDTELMIYAQNKLELESRYKTRVIVSPPHVIQIADDKWLTYKFLLENGFPYPKSVLPNGIYDLLRECDFPLIVKPRIGARSIGVHLVKNEEELNQALCCVENPIIQECVATANQEYTSGVVVDMEGVVKAVVTMRRELRDGNTYRAYVEPDAPFNSLLAKIAEQLDGVGPLNFQFRVDQGIPKIFEINARFSGTSPLRAHAGFNSVDYLIKHYVLGKPIPVPQVRAIAMFKYWNEIIVEPEQLELFTNNLGLVNTVVA, encoded by the coding sequence ATGAAAGTCTTAGTAACTGGAGCCGGTGCTTTGTTAGGTCAAGGCATTATCAAGTGCCTACGGATGTCTGACATTCCTTACCATATTATTGCAGTAGATCCCGATCCTCGCTCTGTTGGGTTGTATTGGGCAGATCAAGCATATTTAGTTCCCCTTGCGAGTAATCCATCTTATTTAGATGTAGTCTGCTGTATTCTTGAGCGTGAAAAACCTGATGTCGTCTTGATTGGTACAGATACAGAACTGATGATATACGCTCAAAACAAACTAGAACTGGAATCTCGGTATAAAACACGAGTCATTGTTAGCCCACCCCATGTTATCCAAATTGCTGATGATAAATGGTTGACATATAAGTTTCTCCTGGAAAATGGATTTCCTTATCCCAAATCTGTGTTGCCTAACGGAATTTACGATCTGTTGCGGGAATGTGATTTTCCGTTAATTGTTAAACCTCGGATTGGTGCTCGCTCTATTGGTGTTCACCTTGTCAAGAATGAGGAAGAATTAAATCAAGCATTGTGTTGTGTGGAGAATCCTATCATTCAAGAATGTGTTGCTACTGCTAATCAAGAGTATACCAGTGGCGTGGTGGTAGACATGGAGGGAGTTGTTAAGGCAGTAGTCACCATGAGGCGCGAACTACGGGATGGTAATACTTATCGCGCTTATGTCGAACCTGATGCTCCTTTCAATTCTTTACTAGCTAAGATTGCAGAACAACTTGATGGGGTTGGTCCTTTAAATTTTCAATTTCGAGTTGATCAAGGAATTCCTAAAATTTTTGAGATCAATGCCCGTTTCTCTGGCACATCTCCTTTGCGCGCTCATGCTGGATTCAACTCGGTGGACTATCTCATCAAACATTATGTTCTGGGTAAGCCGATTCCGGTGCCTCAAGTACGAGCGATCGCTATGTTTAAGTATTGGAATGAAATTATAGTTGAACCAGAGCAACTTGAGCTATTCACAAATAATTTAGGACTTGTCAATACCGTGGTTGCATAA
- a CDS encoding zinc-dependent alcohol dehydrogenase family protein: MKAVLMTAAGNPEVLQVQEVTNPGVPVGETELLVRLKAAGVNPIDTKLRKRGTFYPDRIPAILGCDGAGVVEAVGAGVQKFRVGDEVYFCNGGLGAHQGNYAEFTTVDERFVARKPASISFAEAAAAPLVLITAWEALYERGRLEPGERVLIHAGAGGVGHVAIQLAKLKGAHVCTTVSSQDKANFVKQLGADYPILYKQTDFVQAALNWSDGEGVDLAFDTVGGETFHKTFPAVRVYGDIVTILEPDANTVWKAARLRNLRIGLELMLTPMLQEMVEAQQHQAEILAECAKYIDAGKLKIQVSHSLPLQEAAKAHELLESGSMTGKIVLLIGEE, encoded by the coding sequence ATGAAAGCAGTATTAATGACAGCAGCTGGCAATCCGGAAGTTCTACAAGTGCAGGAAGTGACAAATCCCGGTGTTCCTGTTGGCGAAACTGAACTTTTGGTACGTTTAAAAGCAGCAGGGGTTAACCCCATTGACACCAAACTTCGCAAGCGCGGCACTTTCTACCCCGATCGCATCCCTGCCATTTTAGGGTGTGATGGTGCGGGTGTAGTTGAGGCAGTAGGTGCTGGCGTGCAAAAGTTTCGCGTCGGTGATGAAGTTTATTTTTGTAATGGTGGCTTGGGCGCACACCAAGGTAATTATGCTGAATTTACAACCGTCGATGAGCGATTTGTTGCCCGCAAACCCGCATCTATATCTTTTGCGGAAGCGGCAGCCGCACCTTTAGTATTAATCACTGCTTGGGAAGCTTTATACGAGCGGGGAAGACTCGAACCAGGCGAGCGAGTATTAATTCATGCTGGTGCTGGCGGTGTCGGTCATGTGGCAATTCAGCTTGCTAAACTTAAAGGTGCTCATGTCTGCACCACAGTAAGTTCCCAAGACAAAGCAAATTTTGTCAAACAACTCGGTGCTGACTACCCCATTTTGTACAAACAAACAGATTTTGTTCAAGCTGCTTTAAATTGGAGTGATGGTGAAGGTGTAGATTTAGCTTTTGATACCGTCGGCGGAGAAACTTTTCACAAAACCTTCCCAGCAGTGCGGGTGTATGGCGATATTGTGACGATTTTAGAACCAGATGCCAATACAGTTTGGAAAGCTGCCAGATTGCGCAATCTCCGCATTGGTTTGGAATTAATGCTCACACCGATGTTGCAAGAAATGGTGGAAGCACAACAGCACCAAGCCGAGATTCTAGCAGAGTGTGCGAAATATATTGATGCAGGCAAGTTAAAAATTCAAGTTAGCCACAGCTTACCACTACAAGAAGCAGCCAAAGCTCATGAATTACTTGAAAGTGGTTCGATGACGGGTAAAATTGTTTTGCTGATTGGCGAGGAGTGA
- a CDS encoding DegT/DnrJ/EryC1/StrS family aminotransferase: MKKTILLSTPHIGDRELEFVKEAFDTNWIAPVGPHIDAFEKEFCQVTGAGYAAALASGTAALHLALQLVGVERGDEVFCSTLTFAASANPIVYLGAKPVFIDSDRTSWNMNPNLLCEALQKRARIGKLPKAVVVVHLYGQSADIDPILNACNQYNIPLIEDAAEALGATYKGRSPGTFGRIGIYSFNGNKIITTSGGGMLVSPEEQLVTKARFLATQARDPAPHYQHSEVGYNYRLSNVSAGIGRGQLRVLKQRVASRQRNFRIYASCLGNLPGIELMPEANYGCATRWLTCLTIDPKAFGADREQVRLALQTGQIESRPVWKPLHLQPVFAECECIGGAVAEDLFTHGLCLPSGSNLTDDDLQRVIDSIIAVHYVSKKTEPLLIF, encoded by the coding sequence ATGAAAAAAACAATTCTGCTTTCAACTCCTCACATAGGCGATCGCGAACTAGAATTTGTCAAAGAGGCCTTTGATACTAACTGGATTGCACCTGTTGGCCCACATATAGATGCCTTTGAAAAGGAATTTTGTCAAGTTACAGGTGCTGGCTATGCTGCGGCATTGGCTTCTGGCACAGCAGCTTTGCACTTAGCTCTGCAATTAGTCGGTGTAGAACGTGGGGATGAAGTTTTTTGCTCAACCTTGACTTTTGCTGCTAGTGCCAACCCAATTGTTTATCTAGGAGCAAAACCTGTATTTATTGATAGCGATCGCACTTCTTGGAACATGAATCCTAACTTGCTGTGTGAAGCACTACAGAAGCGCGCCCGGATTGGCAAGTTACCCAAAGCAGTTGTAGTTGTACATTTGTACGGTCAAAGTGCAGATATTGATCCGATTCTCAATGCTTGCAATCAATATAATATTCCTCTGATTGAAGATGCGGCAGAGGCATTAGGTGCCACTTATAAAGGACGCTCTCCCGGCACTTTTGGACGTATTGGTATCTACTCTTTCAACGGCAATAAAATCATCACTACTTCCGGTGGGGGGATGCTGGTTTCCCCTGAGGAGCAGTTAGTGACAAAAGCTCGTTTCTTGGCAACTCAAGCACGCGATCCTGCTCCCCATTACCAACATTCGGAAGTTGGCTACAACTACCGCCTCAGTAACGTTTCAGCAGGTATTGGGCGAGGGCAGTTGCGTGTTTTAAAACAACGGGTTGCCTCTAGACAACGCAACTTTAGAATTTACGCTTCTTGCTTGGGAAATTTACCAGGAATAGAACTTATGCCGGAAGCAAATTATGGATGTGCTACTCGTTGGCTAACCTGCTTGACGATAGACCCTAAAGCTTTTGGTGCAGATAGAGAACAAGTGCGCCTTGCCCTGCAAACAGGGCAAATAGAATCACGCCCAGTTTGGAAGCCTTTGCATCTCCAGCCTGTGTTTGCTGAATGTGAATGTATTGGTGGTGCAGTGGCAGAAGATTTATTTACACATGGTCTTTGCTTACCTTCTGGTTCTAATCTCACAGATGATGATTTGCAGCGAGTGATTGATAGCATCATTGCTGTTCACTATGTTTCTAAGAAAACAGAACCATTATTAATTTTCTAA
- a CDS encoding pentapeptide repeat-containing protein, with amino-acid sequence MNRFFFQTQRNAKESAEERKGRTLRLTSACLCVSIIIFCSLIFLPLPVWSAPAQPERTPLTLELLQERVRTPTIREGNLTVDLRQMVIDLRPENSVFRDAFYQMLRKELQKAGSKPLGLDLSFSLIQGDFIGSDLGLRTPLYAQAIAPIFTAAEQEQLERLRVVCLQSFTLAFPTSKDCRSLLATPPAASSEISVFRGSVVLEQTHFTGAVQFANTFFLQPVNATGTIFSQEANWIETRFSRGVSFVNATFRRESQWQSSIFFDKSNFKQSQFQENVYFQNSIFADTANFNQATFKQLAKFNRAQWQGNADFSGVRFVNSAQFTKANFNQFLFLTEAAFEQAVTFREAQFNQSVNLRGASILNQADFSDAEFAQEAFLNVSGIAFNSNQAKILGNPGQIGEKLVVSTLQGNQNVLRNLGQNFRQLQQIADANQLEYTKQRLRLAQLNYLLAGANINSASKKRLINLGFSPTQAEAIARRRVIQPFRKQSELLTLTDFDLETYTQLSSRIVVGEPLSFGKWLLQAWHWLTLSLLLLLSGYGTDFYLVFGVGLIAIAYFGILFWLVDRCRRLHPVPVLPTVSETIAMLTSFSLLTVFGIFAIFRTAEQPWLTLGCLTAIIVPVPAILLLRLYQQGRYHDLMDVSYFTEDGSMRQLRLLIGRLPVIPRFEIFRDRYLPLLWNRRWNWLNYYDFSLNNLLKTGFNDVRLRDQHLPGIITTLAWFQWSLGILYITLALWTLSRTIPGLNLLIYLK; translated from the coding sequence TTGAATAGATTTTTTTTTCAAACGCAAAGGAACGCAAAGGAAAGCGCGGAGGAACGCAAAGGCAGAACTCTGCGTTTAACCTCTGCGTGCCTCTGCGTTTCGATAATTATTTTCTGTAGCCTTATCTTTCTTCCCCTACCTGTTTGGAGCGCACCTGCACAACCAGAACGCACGCCCTTAACTTTAGAATTATTACAAGAACGAGTACGCACGCCCACAATCCGCGAAGGCAATTTGACTGTAGATTTGCGGCAGATGGTGATAGATTTACGCCCAGAAAATTCTGTCTTTCGTGACGCTTTTTACCAAATGCTGCGTAAAGAACTGCAAAAGGCTGGTTCTAAGCCTTTGGGTTTAGACTTGAGTTTTTCTCTGATTCAAGGAGATTTTATTGGTAGTGATTTGGGGTTGAGAACTCCGCTTTATGCCCAAGCGATCGCTCCTATTTTTACTGCCGCAGAGCAAGAACAACTTGAACGTTTGCGTGTGGTTTGTTTGCAGTCTTTTACCTTGGCGTTTCCCACCTCTAAAGATTGCCGATCGCTTTTGGCAACTCCCCCAGCTGCATCTAGTGAAATCAGTGTTTTCCGTGGCTCGGTAGTGTTAGAGCAAACGCATTTTACTGGGGCTGTGCAGTTTGCCAATACGTTTTTTCTTCAACCTGTAAATGCTACAGGTACTATTTTCAGCCAAGAAGCGAATTGGATAGAAACGCGATTTAGTCGTGGTGTGAGCTTTGTAAATGCCACTTTTCGGCGCGAGAGTCAGTGGCAGAGTAGTATCTTTTTTGATAAAAGTAATTTTAAACAAAGCCAGTTTCAGGAAAATGTTTATTTTCAAAATAGTATCTTTGCAGACACTGCCAATTTTAACCAAGCAACTTTTAAACAGTTAGCAAAGTTTAATCGCGCCCAGTGGCAAGGAAATGCAGATTTTTCTGGTGTGCGCTTTGTCAATTCAGCCCAGTTTACCAAAGCTAATTTCAATCAGTTCTTGTTTTTAACAGAAGCTGCTTTTGAGCAAGCTGTGACTTTCCGGGAAGCCCAGTTTAATCAATCTGTAAATCTGCGAGGTGCTAGCATTCTCAATCAAGCAGATTTTAGCGATGCCGAATTTGCTCAAGAAGCTTTTTTAAATGTCTCTGGAATCGCTTTTAACTCTAATCAAGCCAAAATATTAGGCAATCCTGGTCAAATTGGTGAAAAGCTAGTAGTATCAACTTTACAAGGCAATCAAAATGTCTTGCGGAATTTGGGGCAAAATTTTCGCCAGTTACAGCAAATTGCTGATGCCAATCAACTGGAGTATACAAAACAGCGATTGCGATTGGCACAGTTAAACTACCTTTTGGCTGGTGCAAATATTAATAGTGCTTCCAAAAAACGTTTGATTAATCTTGGTTTTTCACCAACCCAAGCAGAAGCGATCGCCCGCCGTAGAGTGATACAACCGTTTCGCAAACAAAGCGAGCTACTCACTCTTACAGATTTTGATCTAGAAACATATACGCAACTAAGTTCCCGGATTGTTGTTGGTGAACCTCTCTCTTTTGGTAAGTGGTTGTTACAAGCTTGGCATTGGCTAACATTGAGTTTACTGCTGCTGCTTTCTGGCTACGGAACGGATTTTTACTTGGTATTTGGTGTCGGCTTGATTGCGATCGCCTATTTCGGCATCCTATTTTGGCTAGTTGATCGTTGTCGTCGCCTACATCCTGTACCAGTTTTACCTACAGTCTCCGAAACTATAGCAATGCTAACTAGTTTTAGCCTGTTAACAGTGTTTGGTATCTTTGCCATTTTTCGCACTGCCGAACAACCTTGGCTCACACTGGGTTGTTTGACAGCGATTATTGTTCCCGTGCCAGCAATTTTGTTGCTCCGCCTATATCAACAAGGGCGCTATCATGACTTAATGGATGTTTCCTATTTCACAGAAGACGGTAGTATGCGCCAATTAAGATTGCTAATTGGACGCTTGCCAGTCATACCCCGGTTTGAAATATTTCGCGATCGCTATCTGCCACTGTTGTGGAATCGTCGTTGGAATTGGCTAAACTACTATGACTTTAGCCTCAACAACTTACTGAAAACCGGATTTAATGACGTTCGCCTGCGAGATCAGCATCTTCCAGGCATCATCACTACATTGGCTTGGTTCCAGTGGAGTTTAGGTATACTTTACATTACCCTAGCTTTATGGACTCTTTCCCGCACCATTCCAGGATTGAACTTGCTAATTTATTTAAAATGA
- a CDS encoding Uma2 family endonuclease encodes MTYISQKTFTKEDFLSQYRDNPRYELADGELIDMEPTGPHETVSGKLATQIGIYLVAEKLPWFIPRTCLIYPFADAATVRRPDVVVLDETVLDREPLWEREPVITLGRSIKLVVEVVSTNWETDYARKVEEYALFGIPEYWIVDYKGLGGVAFIGKPKQPTFTVCQLVEDMYIQQQYRLNQLINSPLLPRLHLRLDDILPR; translated from the coding sequence ATGACATATATCTCCCAAAAAACCTTCACCAAAGAAGATTTTCTCTCTCAATACCGAGATAATCCCCGCTATGAGCTGGCAGACGGAGAACTAATCGACATGGAACCAACTGGCCCTCACGAAACGGTGAGTGGCAAACTTGCAACCCAAATTGGTATATACCTTGTTGCAGAAAAACTCCCTTGGTTTATTCCTCGTACTTGTTTAATTTACCCCTTCGCGGATGCAGCCACAGTTCGTCGTCCTGATGTTGTGGTTCTTGATGAAACCGTTCTCGACCGTGAACCCCTTTGGGAGCGAGAACCCGTAATTACGTTGGGACGCTCAATTAAACTGGTGGTTGAAGTTGTTAGTACTAATTGGGAAACTGATTATGCTCGCAAAGTTGAAGAATATGCGCTTTTTGGCATTCCTGAATATTGGATTGTAGACTATAAAGGATTGGGTGGAGTCGCATTTATTGGTAAACCGAAACAACCTACCTTCACTGTCTGTCAACTAGTTGAAGATATGTATATTCAACAACAATATCGATTAAATCAATTAATTAACTCACCACTTTTGCCGCGTCTTCATCTTCGCCTAGATGATATTCTTCCTCGTTGA
- a CDS encoding helix-turn-helix domain-containing protein, with amino-acid sequence MVCVTQVQINESAETLEVLLRQQKNLRLKERIQALYLIKTEGMSVKAIAKILGRDRSTIQRWLADYQEGGITLVIKSQNSLLKVGKILNCTVENSNKQIKQSEGKIQRYNQLQQWFDSIFGVQAQDVTVYKLQVKLKMTYLHNRKQKRRKLKGFKKTFCDRDRLIFPVDNNLCTENKQLQNSLDVNLMERLWGYLK; translated from the coding sequence ATGGTATGTGTTACCCAAGTTCAAATAAATGAGAGTGCAGAGACATTAGAGGTGCTGTTGCGCCAACAGAAAAATCTGCGACTCAAAGAACGCATTCAAGCACTTTACCTGATCAAAACAGAGGGTATGAGTGTGAAGGCAATAGCAAAGATACTCGGCAGAGACAGATCCACAATCCAAAGGTGGTTGGCAGACTACCAAGAGGGAGGAATTACCTTAGTAATAAAGTCTCAAAATAGTCTATTGAAAGTAGGGAAAATATTGAATTGTACAGTTGAAAACTCTAATAAACAAATTAAACAGTCAGAGGGAAAAATTCAAAGGTATAACCAATTACAACAATGGTTTGATAGCATTTTCGGAGTGCAAGCGCAAGATGTAACCGTTTACAAATTGCAAGTAAAACTGAAAATGACATATCTTCATAACCGTAAACAAAAAAGGCGAAAACTAAAAGGTTTTAAAAAAACTTTTTGTGATCGCGATCGCCTGATTTTTCCAGTTGATAATAACTTATGTACTGAAAATAAGCAGTTACAAAATTCTCTGGATGTTAATTTGATGGAAAGACTTTGGGGGTATCTCAAATAA
- a CDS encoding peptidoglycan bridge formation glycyltransferase FemA/FemB family protein has translation MNIKVIDITNPLWLQTLAQLRYDIYHLPEYVYLESKRTKSIPEAIVIVDEEKIFFLPYLLRRCDDLFEDELTTEVFDIVSPYGYPGFLLNEAASNTPEFLNLAIGKLTEVLRDKQVCSGFIRLHPILNQNLKQINNEILKESGTTVAIDLTLNAQDIWHQTRPAHRNKINKCKRSGFRAKMMPLHKYINEFNLIYEETMNRVEAKDFYYFGKKYFEDIADFFGDRLHLCIVEFHKQIACAGLFAECCGIVQYHLGCTQTRFLKDAPSKLMFDYVRFWAKERGNQVFHLGGGVGSSQDSLYHFKAGFSKQSHIFSTLRLITDEEKYRHLVDLRAKTLNIQTEELLKSDFFPAYRS, from the coding sequence ATGAATATTAAAGTCATTGATATCACTAATCCTTTGTGGTTACAAACTCTGGCACAGCTCCGTTATGACATTTATCATTTGCCTGAGTATGTGTATTTAGAGTCGAAAAGAACCAAATCGATTCCTGAGGCTATTGTGATAGTCGATGAGGAAAAAATCTTTTTTCTACCTTACTTACTACGTCGATGTGATGATTTATTTGAAGATGAGCTTACAACAGAAGTTTTTGATATTGTCTCGCCCTATGGTTATCCTGGATTTTTATTAAATGAAGCAGCATCTAATACTCCAGAGTTTTTAAACTTGGCAATAGGCAAACTTACAGAAGTATTGCGGGATAAACAAGTTTGTTCAGGATTTATCAGACTTCATCCCATACTTAACCAAAATCTGAAGCAAATAAACAATGAGATTTTGAAAGAAAGTGGTACGACAGTTGCTATTGATTTGACACTAAATGCTCAGGATATTTGGCATCAAACAAGACCAGCGCACCGCAATAAAATCAACAAATGCAAGCGTTCTGGTTTTAGAGCTAAAATGATGCCTCTTCATAAATACATCAATGAATTCAATCTAATTTATGAAGAAACAATGAATCGAGTAGAAGCTAAAGACTTCTATTATTTTGGGAAAAAATACTTTGAAGATATCGCTGATTTTTTCGGAGATAGACTTCATCTTTGTATTGTGGAATTTCATAAACAAATAGCTTGTGCAGGTTTATTTGCTGAATGCTGTGGAATAGTGCAGTATCATCTCGGCTGTACACAAACAAGGTTTTTGAAAGATGCTCCTAGTAAGCTAATGTTTGACTATGTTAGATTCTGGGCAAAGGAACGTGGTAACCAAGTTTTTCATCTGGGTGGTGGAGTAGGAAGTTCTCAAGATAGTTTGTACCATTTCAAAGCAGGTTTTTCTAAACAAAGCCATATCTTCTCGACACTACGGCTAATTACAGACGAAGAAAAATATCGCCATCTAGTTGACTTGCGGGCAAAAACTTTAAACATTCAGACGGAAGAATTACTTAAATCAGATTTTTTCCCTGCCTATCGTTCTTAA